From Lacerta agilis isolate rLacAgi1 chromosome Z, rLacAgi1.pri, whole genome shotgun sequence, the proteins below share one genomic window:
- the DOLK gene encoding dolichol kinase isoform X1, with the protein MAAPSRVSLLPKRYLLGEAMEGRALRYKRAFDSGGNRQTDRHRERPHLKILDQNKQLPGFSEHREPNSLAGTMLSKQPILVESLIMFTIVLCVHSTVWDRFSWCAIALAIQAFYIQFKWDNLLRLGSAVFQFRAGANSGLFPACMAVPLLGIVMKERCQAAGIVYFERFGIIVASTGMIIALFLSVIALGVTKPVPTNTCILSGIAGSLIIYTMKHSLTVSEVIEVLEVLLIFVYLSMILLYLLPRCFTPGEALLVLTGISFILNQLIKRSLNVTESRGDPIDFFLLVVVIGVVLLGIFFTALFFFMDSGTWISSMFFHMMTAVLGLGVVMPWLYRLIRQNPLFWLSQFLSQTQTRVYLLSYWILLAALACTVVLYQNAKRSSGSKKHQASTITRKYFHFIVVATYVPGLIYDRQLLYVAAVVCLAVFILLEYIRYFTIKPLGHTLRNLLSLFLDERDSGPLILTHIYLLLGMSLPVWLFPRPCASKATLPGAGALAPYSGVLAVGIGDSVASIFGSTVGEIKWPGTKKTFEGTMMSIFAQIIAVAIILIFDSSVDLNASYSWILASISLVSLLEAYTTQVDNLLLPLYLQILLMT; encoded by the exons ATGGCGGCGCCCAGTAGGGTGAGTTTATTACCGAAGAGGTATCTGCTGGGTGAGGCAATGGAAG GAAGGGCACTAAGATACAAGAGAGCTTTTGACAGTGggggaaacagacagacagacagacacagagagagaccgCATTTGAAAATATTGGACCAGAACAAACAGCTGCCAGGGTTCTCTGAGCACAGGGAGCCCAACAGTCTGGCTGGCACCATGCTAAGCAAGCAACCCATCCTTGTGGAATCCCTCATCATGTTCACCATCGTGCTTTGTGTGCACAGCACAGTCTGGGATCGCTTTTCCTGGTGCGCCATCGCGCTTGCAATCCAAGCTTTCTATATCCAATTTAAATGGGACAACCTCCTCCGTCTGGGCAGCGCTGTCTTCCAGTTTCGGGCAGGAGCAAACAGTGGCCTCTTCCCAGCTTGCATGGCTGTCCCATTGCTGGGCATTGTGATGAAAGAGAGATGCCAAGCAGCTGGTATTGTGTACTTTGAGCGTTTTGGCATCATCGTAGCCTCCACTGGCATGATCATCGCCCTGTTCCTCTCTGTGATAGCGCTCGGTGTTACCAAACCTGTGCCGACAAATACCTGCATCCTCTCTGGCATTGCTGGCAGCCTGATCATCTACACCATGAAGCACTCGTTGACGGTCTCTGAAGTGATTGAGGTCCTGGAGGTCCTGCTTATCTTTGTCTACCTCAGTATGATACTGCTATACTTGCTGCCTCGATGCTTCACTCCTGGTGAGGCTCTGCTTGTCCTGACAGGAATAAGCTTCATCCTCAATCAGCTCATCAAACGTTCTCTGAACGTAACTGAAAGCAGAGGGGACCCGATTGACTTCTTCCTCCTGGTGGTGGTCATCGGGGTGGTACTCCTTGGGATATTCTTCACTGCCCTCTTTTTCTTCATGGATTCCGGGACCTGGATCTCCTCCATGTTCTTCCATATGATGACGGCGGTGCTGGGTCTGGGGGTTGTCATGCCGTGGCTCTACCGCCTGATCCGGCAGAACCCCCTCTTTTGGCTCTCCCAGTTCCTCTCTCAAACACAGACCAGAGTTTATCTTCTCTCCTACTGGATCCTCCTGGCTGCTTTGGCATGCACAGTGGTTCTCTATCAAAACGCCAAGAGGTCATCTGGTTCTAAGAAACACCAAGCATCAACCATAACCAGGAAATACTTCCATTTCATTGTGGTAGCAACGTACGTCCCAGGTCTCATCTACGACCGCCAGCTCCTCTACGTGGCTGCTGTGGTGTGCTTGGCAGTTTTCATTCTTCTAGAGTACATCAGATACTTCACCATCAAACCCTTGGGGCACACCCTCAGGaacttgctctctctctttttggatgaAAGGGACAGTGGGCCTTTGATCTTGACTCACATCTATCTTCTGCTGGGGATGTCACTCCCTGTTTGGCTGTTCCCCAGACCTTGTGCCTCAAAAGCTACTTTGCCTGGGGCTGGGGCCCTGGCCCCTTACTCTGGGGTGCTTGCTGTGGGCATTGGGGACTCAGTAGCTTCTATTTTCGGGAGCACAGTGGGGGAGATCAAATGGCCGGGGACCAAGAAGACCTTTGAAGGCACCATGATGAGCATATTTGCCCAGATCATTGCTGTTGCCATCATTCTGATCTTTGACAGTAGTGTGGATCTAAATGCCAGCTACTCCTGGATTCTGGCATCTATTAGCTTGGTTTCCCTTTTGGAAGCCTACACTACCCAAGTGGACAATTTACTTCTGCCTCTCTACCTCCAAATACTACTGATGACTTAG
- the DOLK gene encoding dolichol kinase isoform X2, which yields MLSKQPILVESLIMFTIVLCVHSTVWDRFSWCAIALAIQAFYIQFKWDNLLRLGSAVFQFRAGANSGLFPACMAVPLLGIVMKERCQAAGIVYFERFGIIVASTGMIIALFLSVIALGVTKPVPTNTCILSGIAGSLIIYTMKHSLTVSEVIEVLEVLLIFVYLSMILLYLLPRCFTPGEALLVLTGISFILNQLIKRSLNVTESRGDPIDFFLLVVVIGVVLLGIFFTALFFFMDSGTWISSMFFHMMTAVLGLGVVMPWLYRLIRQNPLFWLSQFLSQTQTRVYLLSYWILLAALACTVVLYQNAKRSSGSKKHQASTITRKYFHFIVVATYVPGLIYDRQLLYVAAVVCLAVFILLEYIRYFTIKPLGHTLRNLLSLFLDERDSGPLILTHIYLLLGMSLPVWLFPRPCASKATLPGAGALAPYSGVLAVGIGDSVASIFGSTVGEIKWPGTKKTFEGTMMSIFAQIIAVAIILIFDSSVDLNASYSWILASISLVSLLEAYTTQVDNLLLPLYLQILLMT from the coding sequence ATGCTAAGCAAGCAACCCATCCTTGTGGAATCCCTCATCATGTTCACCATCGTGCTTTGTGTGCACAGCACAGTCTGGGATCGCTTTTCCTGGTGCGCCATCGCGCTTGCAATCCAAGCTTTCTATATCCAATTTAAATGGGACAACCTCCTCCGTCTGGGCAGCGCTGTCTTCCAGTTTCGGGCAGGAGCAAACAGTGGCCTCTTCCCAGCTTGCATGGCTGTCCCATTGCTGGGCATTGTGATGAAAGAGAGATGCCAAGCAGCTGGTATTGTGTACTTTGAGCGTTTTGGCATCATCGTAGCCTCCACTGGCATGATCATCGCCCTGTTCCTCTCTGTGATAGCGCTCGGTGTTACCAAACCTGTGCCGACAAATACCTGCATCCTCTCTGGCATTGCTGGCAGCCTGATCATCTACACCATGAAGCACTCGTTGACGGTCTCTGAAGTGATTGAGGTCCTGGAGGTCCTGCTTATCTTTGTCTACCTCAGTATGATACTGCTATACTTGCTGCCTCGATGCTTCACTCCTGGTGAGGCTCTGCTTGTCCTGACAGGAATAAGCTTCATCCTCAATCAGCTCATCAAACGTTCTCTGAACGTAACTGAAAGCAGAGGGGACCCGATTGACTTCTTCCTCCTGGTGGTGGTCATCGGGGTGGTACTCCTTGGGATATTCTTCACTGCCCTCTTTTTCTTCATGGATTCCGGGACCTGGATCTCCTCCATGTTCTTCCATATGATGACGGCGGTGCTGGGTCTGGGGGTTGTCATGCCGTGGCTCTACCGCCTGATCCGGCAGAACCCCCTCTTTTGGCTCTCCCAGTTCCTCTCTCAAACACAGACCAGAGTTTATCTTCTCTCCTACTGGATCCTCCTGGCTGCTTTGGCATGCACAGTGGTTCTCTATCAAAACGCCAAGAGGTCATCTGGTTCTAAGAAACACCAAGCATCAACCATAACCAGGAAATACTTCCATTTCATTGTGGTAGCAACGTACGTCCCAGGTCTCATCTACGACCGCCAGCTCCTCTACGTGGCTGCTGTGGTGTGCTTGGCAGTTTTCATTCTTCTAGAGTACATCAGATACTTCACCATCAAACCCTTGGGGCACACCCTCAGGaacttgctctctctctttttggatgaAAGGGACAGTGGGCCTTTGATCTTGACTCACATCTATCTTCTGCTGGGGATGTCACTCCCTGTTTGGCTGTTCCCCAGACCTTGTGCCTCAAAAGCTACTTTGCCTGGGGCTGGGGCCCTGGCCCCTTACTCTGGGGTGCTTGCTGTGGGCATTGGGGACTCAGTAGCTTCTATTTTCGGGAGCACAGTGGGGGAGATCAAATGGCCGGGGACCAAGAAGACCTTTGAAGGCACCATGATGAGCATATTTGCCCAGATCATTGCTGTTGCCATCATTCTGATCTTTGACAGTAGTGTGGATCTAAATGCCAGCTACTCCTGGATTCTGGCATCTATTAGCTTGGTTTCCCTTTTGGAAGCCTACACTACCCAAGTGGACAATTTACTTCTGCCTCTCTACCTCCAAATACTACTGATGACTTAG